The proteins below are encoded in one region of Campylobacter rectus:
- the gatA gene encoding Asp-tRNA(Asn)/Glu-tRNA(Gln) amidotransferase subunit GatA, whose amino-acid sequence MITLKEALKLSAGEVAELRNELEKKIFADKELGAYVEQLANLPLDKLGAGIPIAIKDNIQVKGWSVTCASKILQGYIAPYNATVIEKLLSAGLAPFGRTNMDEFAMGNTTENSYYGKTLNPLNRERVAGGSSGGSAAAVGAGLAVAALGSDTGGSIRQPAAFCGCVGLKPTYGRVSRYGLGSYSSSLDQIGPITQNVEDAAILYDIIAGHDDKDSTSADIKFQGVADKLNADKKLTICVIENYINEASEETKKALLKAVEILKAAGHKIIYKNLENSKCDIATYYIIATAEASANLSRFDGIRYGRRAEAKNLKELYINSRSEGFGEEVKKRILLGTFVLSSGYYDAYYIKAQKARAYTKAKYERILSECDLILMPVAPSTAYKFGELKNPLDSYLSDIYTISVNLAGLPAISVPVAKDADGLNVSAQLIAKAWDEKTLLEGALSLENSIKG is encoded by the coding sequence ATGATAACTTTAAAAGAAGCTTTAAAGCTAAGCGCCGGCGAAGTAGCCGAGCTTAGAAACGAGCTGGAAAAGAAAATTTTCGCGGATAAGGAGCTTGGCGCTTACGTCGAGCAGTTGGCAAATTTGCCGCTTGACAAACTGGGCGCGGGCATACCGATCGCTATCAAAGACAACATCCAGGTAAAAGGCTGGAGCGTAACGTGCGCGTCTAAAATTTTACAAGGCTACATAGCTCCATATAACGCGACGGTTATAGAAAAGCTGCTATCAGCGGGCTTAGCGCCGTTTGGCCGCACAAACATGGACGAATTCGCCATGGGAAATACGACCGAAAACAGCTACTACGGCAAAACGCTAAACCCTCTAAACCGCGAGCGAGTAGCGGGCGGCAGCTCGGGCGGCTCGGCTGCCGCAGTAGGCGCGGGACTAGCGGTGGCTGCTCTAGGAAGCGATACGGGCGGCTCGATACGCCAGCCTGCGGCATTTTGCGGTTGCGTGGGACTAAAGCCGACCTACGGACGCGTGAGCCGCTACGGCCTGGGCTCATACTCCAGCTCGCTGGATCAGATCGGTCCGATAACGCAAAACGTCGAAGACGCCGCGATCCTATATGATATCATCGCGGGACACGACGACAAGGATAGCACGAGCGCGGATATAAAATTCCAAGGCGTCGCAGACAAACTAAACGCGGATAAAAAACTCACGATCTGCGTCATCGAAAACTACATAAACGAAGCCTCGGAAGAGACCAAAAAAGCGCTTTTAAAAGCGGTCGAAATTTTAAAAGCCGCAGGCCACAAAATAATCTATAAAAATTTAGAAAACTCAAAATGCGACATCGCGACCTACTACATCATCGCCACGGCCGAAGCCAGCGCAAATCTCAGCCGCTTCGACGGTATAAGATACGGACGCAGAGCCGAAGCTAAAAATTTAAAAGAGCTCTACATCAACTCGCGCTCGGAGGGATTTGGCGAAGAAGTAAAAAAACGAATTTTGCTCGGTACCTTCGTGCTTAGCAGCGGCTACTACGACGCATACTACATAAAAGCGCAAAAAGCTCGCGCCTACACTAAAGCCAAGTATGAGCGAATTTTGAGCGAATGCGACCTCATTTTGATGCCGGTCGCCCCTAGCACGGCGTATAAATTCGGCGAACTAAAAAACCCCCTAGATTCCTATCTATCAGACATCTATACGATCAGCGTAAATTTAGCCGGTCTACCCGCCATCTCTGTTCCGGTAGCCAAGGACGCGGACGGCCTAAACGTCTCGGCCCAGCTCATCGCAAAGGCGTGGGACGAAAAAACGCTGCTAGAGGGCGCGCTTAGTTTAGAAAACTCTATAAAAGGATAA
- the ileS gene encoding isoleucine--tRNA ligase, producing the protein MDYKDTLLLPNTEFPMRGNLPENEPRRLKSWFDDRKIYEKMKAKRQKAAKSFTLHDGPPYANGNIHIGHALNKTLKDIILKTHYFFGENIRFTPGWDCHGLPIEQQVEVKLGDKKKSLSKTQIRELCREHAREFIDVQKESFKQLGVASDWDDPYLTMKFKFEAEIYKTLCKVAKRGLLIERSKPVYWSWAARSALAEAEVEYEDKEDYSIYVAFKLGEEAAAKIGAKDARAVIWTTTPWTLPANQAISLSPSEIYVLTSENLIFAKEMLGELEKEGLTKGEILKEFAATELENLHAVNPLNGRKSLFILGDHVTMDGGTGLVHTAPGHGEDDYHVSLKYGIEVIMPVDEGGLYDETLKAKKLFPSGVVDELIGMHIFKANEKILELLGSNLLKVSKFVHSYPFCWRTHKPVIYRATKQWFIAMDEPKIEGKTLREVALKELENVKFYPASGVKRIGSMIENRPDWCISRQRDWGVPIAFFRRKDTKEPIFDDEILDNVAAIFEQKGADAWWDSEIKDLLPANCKFEPQNLEKVMDILDVWFDSGSTWAAVLKSGDYDAGSYPADMYLEGSDQHRGWFQSSLLLSCAAQGRAPYRSVLTHGFTVDENGQKMSKSKGNVVAPANVAKTYGVEILRLWVALSDYSSDLKISENILKQVSEQYRKIRNTIRFLLANVNDLEDIETSNFNILDRWILSRAKKTFDETEAAFRNYDFSKGFSLLMNFLSADLSGIYLDICKDRLYCDARDSDARRSAQSAMALITRVLLPLIAPTLTYTVDEAMDYAPGIIKNGSADAFDLEYAPLELEFNVDDELLVASREKFFELIDVLKKDKKIKSTLELVLQTSSNLILSEDINEISDWYMVSDVQSLDGSDSLAEFDVGNDKFKLVLSTRHKCPRCWKFTAKHDGETCPRCEKVLKNV; encoded by the coding sequence ATGGATTACAAAGATACATTATTGCTTCCAAACACCGAATTTCCCATGCGCGGCAACCTGCCGGAAAACGAACCCAGACGCTTAAAATCGTGGTTTGACGATAGAAAAATCTACGAAAAAATGAAAGCTAAAAGGCAAAAAGCCGCCAAAAGCTTCACTCTGCACGACGGGCCTCCCTACGCCAACGGCAACATCCACATCGGACACGCGCTAAACAAAACCCTAAAAGACATCATCTTAAAAACGCACTATTTCTTCGGCGAAAACATAAGATTTACGCCGGGCTGGGACTGCCACGGACTACCGATCGAGCAGCAAGTCGAGGTAAAACTGGGCGATAAGAAAAAAAGCCTGAGCAAAACGCAAATCCGCGAGCTTTGCCGCGAGCACGCCAGAGAGTTTATCGACGTGCAAAAGGAGAGCTTTAAACAGCTAGGCGTCGCCAGCGACTGGGACGACCCGTATCTAACGATGAAATTTAAATTTGAAGCCGAAATTTACAAAACGCTTTGCAAGGTCGCCAAGCGCGGACTTTTGATCGAGCGAAGCAAGCCGGTGTACTGGAGCTGGGCAGCTAGAAGCGCTCTAGCCGAGGCAGAGGTTGAGTACGAGGATAAAGAGGACTACAGCATCTACGTCGCGTTTAAGCTAGGCGAAGAAGCCGCCGCAAAAATCGGCGCAAAAGACGCTCGCGCGGTCATCTGGACGACCACGCCTTGGACGCTGCCGGCAAACCAAGCCATCTCGCTAAGTCCGAGCGAAATTTACGTTTTAACGTCTGAAAATTTGATATTTGCCAAAGAGATGCTTGGCGAACTGGAAAAAGAAGGGCTAACTAAGGGCGAAATTTTAAAAGAGTTCGCCGCCACCGAGCTTGAAAACCTGCACGCGGTAAATCCGCTAAACGGCAGAAAATCGCTATTTATCCTAGGCGATCACGTCACGATGGACGGCGGTACGGGTCTAGTACACACCGCTCCCGGTCACGGCGAGGACGACTACCACGTGAGCCTAAAATACGGCATCGAAGTCATTATGCCCGTCGATGAGGGCGGATTATACGACGAGACGCTAAAGGCAAAAAAATTATTCCCAAGCGGCGTAGTAGATGAGCTAATCGGCATGCATATCTTTAAAGCCAACGAGAAAATTTTAGAGCTTCTAGGCTCAAATTTGCTAAAAGTTAGCAAATTCGTCCACTCGTATCCGTTTTGCTGGAGGACGCATAAGCCTGTTATTTACCGTGCGACAAAGCAGTGGTTTATCGCTATGGACGAGCCTAAAATCGAGGGCAAAACGCTGCGAGAAGTCGCGCTAAAAGAGCTCGAAAACGTCAAATTTTACCCTGCAAGCGGCGTAAAAAGAATAGGCTCGATGATAGAAAATCGTCCCGACTGGTGCATCTCTCGCCAACGCGACTGGGGCGTGCCGATAGCGTTTTTTAGACGCAAAGATACAAAAGAGCCGATATTTGACGATGAAATTTTAGATAACGTCGCGGCGATATTTGAGCAAAAAGGCGCAGATGCGTGGTGGGATAGCGAGATCAAGGATCTCTTGCCGGCAAACTGCAAATTTGAGCCGCAAAATTTAGAAAAAGTTATGGACATCCTCGACGTTTGGTTTGACAGCGGCTCGACGTGGGCTGCGGTGCTAAAAAGCGGCGACTACGATGCGGGTAGCTATCCTGCGGATATGTATCTAGAAGGTAGCGATCAGCACAGAGGCTGGTTTCAAAGCTCGCTACTGCTAAGCTGCGCCGCACAAGGAAGAGCGCCGTATAGAAGCGTGCTCACACACGGCTTTACAGTCGATGAAAACGGTCAAAAGATGAGTAAAAGTAAAGGCAACGTCGTAGCTCCGGCAAACGTGGCTAAGACATACGGCGTGGAAATTTTACGCCTTTGGGTTGCGCTTAGCGACTACTCCAGCGACCTAAAAATCAGCGAAAACATCCTAAAGCAAGTAAGCGAACAATACCGAAAAATACGCAATACGATAAGATTTCTACTAGCCAACGTAAACGACCTAGAAGATATCGAAACGTCAAATTTCAACATCCTTGACCGCTGGATACTAAGCCGCGCGAAAAAAACATTCGACGAGACCGAAGCGGCGTTTAGAAATTACGACTTTTCAAAGGGCTTTAGCCTGCTGATGAATTTCTTAAGCGCGGATTTAAGCGGCATATACCTTGATATCTGCAAAGACCGCCTCTACTGCGACGCTCGCGACTCAGACGCGCGCCGCTCGGCTCAAAGCGCGATGGCGCTAATCACCAGAGTGCTCCTGCCGCTCATCGCTCCGACGCTCACATACACCGTGGACGAGGCGATGGACTATGCGCCGGGTATCATCAAAAACGGCTCGGCGGACGCCTTTGATCTAGAGTACGCGCCGCTTGAGCTTGAGTTTAACGTAGACGACGAGCTGCTAGTCGCTAGCCGCGAGAAATTTTTCGAGCTAATCGACGTGCTCAAAAAAGACAAAAAGATAAAATCGACCCTCGAGCTCGTGCTACAAACCAGCTCAAATTTGATCCTGAGCGAAGACATAAACGAGATCAGCGACTGGTATATGGTTAGCGACGTCCAGAGCCTAGACGGCAGCGACAGCCTAGCCGAATTTGACGTCGGAAACGATAAATTTAAACTCGTTTTATCGACGCGACACAAATGCCCGAGATGTTGGAAATTTACCGCTAAGCACGACGGCGAAACCTGCCCGAGATGCGAAAAGGTACTAAAAAATGTCTGA
- a CDS encoding CinA family protein, with protein sequence MKNALLIIGEDIGVNAPFLDYIFCAYKRHFGELGEFRFVSKSDKELPFIIEHLCARSDSLCIYASSKNCSVAAKILATLSGDILELKSPQMLAPSRAEKFSDDGFLIKLNQTYVNLLKADANQKLPAIEIKTQRDFGYFHLVDIDEESAKILLEPLAKTYEVQIYSSQILSNLALIRVEANKFGQTNGFINGAKNLFSGKFFEGEDVFRHVASTLTASGLKLTFAESCTAGLAAAKFGAFAGVSAAFNGSLVTYANEMKRDWLGVSDEILQTYGAVSEQCVMAMLKGALKASESDFSLAISGIAGPDGGSEAKPVGTVFVGAYAKDGERIIERLNLNGDRNYIREQSALAAYVCLLKLKPSLFLA encoded by the coding sequence GTGAAAAACGCACTACTGATCATCGGCGAAGATATCGGCGTAAACGCGCCTTTTTTAGATTATATTTTTTGCGCTTACAAGCGGCATTTCGGCGAGCTGGGCGAGTTTAGGTTCGTTAGCAAAAGCGACAAGGAGTTGCCGTTTATCATCGAGCATCTTTGCGCGCGCTCAGATAGTCTTTGTATCTACGCGTCGAGTAAAAACTGCTCCGTCGCGGCTAAAATTTTAGCTACGTTAAGCGGCGATATTTTGGAGCTAAAATCCCCGCAAATGCTAGCTCCCAGCAGAGCCGAGAAATTTAGCGACGATGGCTTTTTGATCAAACTAAATCAAACTTACGTAAATTTGCTAAAGGCTGATGCAAATCAAAAACTGCCTGCCATAGAGATCAAAACGCAGCGAGATTTCGGCTATTTTCATCTGGTCGATATCGACGAGGAGAGCGCGAAAATCCTGCTTGAACCGCTGGCAAAAACTTACGAAGTGCAGATTTATTCGTCTCAAATTTTGTCAAATTTGGCGTTAATCAGAGTGGAGGCGAACAAATTCGGCCAAACGAACGGCTTTATAAACGGCGCGAAAAATCTCTTTTCGGGCAAATTTTTTGAGGGCGAGGACGTTTTCCGCCACGTTGCTAGCACGCTTACGGCAAGCGGGCTCAAGCTTACGTTTGCCGAGTCTTGCACGGCCGGACTTGCCGCGGCGAAATTTGGTGCTTTTGCGGGGGTTTCGGCGGCGTTTAACGGCTCGCTAGTGACCTATGCAAACGAGATGAAACGCGACTGGCTGGGCGTTAGCGATGAAATTTTACAAACCTACGGCGCGGTGAGCGAGCAGTGCGTGATGGCGATGCTAAAAGGCGCGCTAAAGGCGAGCGAATCGGACTTTTCGCTAGCTATCAGCGGGATCGCGGGACCTGACGGCGGTAGCGAGGCAAAGCCGGTGGGGACGGTGTTTGTGGGGGCTTATGCAAAGGACGGCGAGCGTATCATCGAGAGGCTAAATTTAAACGGAGATCGCAACTACATAAGAGAGCAAAGCGCGCTGGCGGCGTATGTTTGCCTGCTAAAGCTAAAGCCGAGTTTATTTTTGGCGTAA
- a CDS encoding disulfide bond formation protein B codes for MQKRFNLLMTTAVLLILAIPVGIANIYLGYVVGESPCTLCWFERIGMILIGVLGIFILRYGAKIKYVSAVFICAAYGLFMSIRHTSLDGFAWDVGMGFGDAIFGAHTYTWGAFVYWAVVLVMPVMLLFAPKVQNLDEQSESFNPFSAYTTAIVAISFAVIVSNAFQAFFSTGVPPFSGKGEPERISLNLAQASDKWTAQIWTRLQRPFSLTGKNKVQMPHIAGALEEGAFKFNENPNDGAVKNLKPALKIKSKKPLAFKATGIFGQGNAGGLAYDAASDEFAVVSTAAGVYFLDGSLQNITHRAILDKPNGYDIRYSVDSTFADGKLITTAFNKTLWAVEKAPQGEIDKFKEWNTFRESSGGLKTSWYRDRPAVLTVRAKKAYVLSIASDPASEFMYMFSVPNEVSKKVVVIKVDKNDQTLSAESVLKPSAGLELKDGRDLNDYYITGADVKNGKILALSKNYNTLLVVDAETMKAVDAYELPAVGDMHAIAIKGESLFILSVEGGQDVVYELESPNI; via the coding sequence ATGCAAAAGAGATTTAACCTACTGATGACCACGGCGGTTTTACTGATCCTCGCTATCCCCGTAGGCATCGCAAACATCTATCTCGGATACGTCGTGGGCGAGAGCCCCTGCACGCTATGCTGGTTTGAGCGCATCGGCATGATCTTAATCGGCGTTTTAGGCATTTTCATCTTGCGCTACGGAGCCAAGATCAAATACGTCTCGGCGGTCTTCATCTGCGCGGCATACGGGCTTTTTATGAGTATCCGCCATACCTCGCTCGACGGCTTTGCGTGGGACGTGGGGATGGGCTTTGGCGACGCGATCTTCGGCGCGCACACCTACACGTGGGGCGCATTCGTGTATTGGGCCGTCGTTTTGGTAATGCCCGTGATGTTGCTTTTTGCGCCGAAAGTGCAAAACCTAGACGAGCAAAGCGAAAGCTTCAACCCCTTTAGCGCATACACGACCGCAATCGTCGCGATCTCGTTCGCCGTCATCGTCTCAAACGCCTTTCAGGCCTTCTTCTCCACGGGCGTTCCGCCTTTTAGCGGCAAAGGCGAGCCCGAGAGGATAAGCTTAAATCTAGCTCAAGCGAGCGATAAATGGACCGCTCAAATTTGGACGAGGCTGCAAAGGCCATTTTCGCTTACGGGCAAAAATAAAGTGCAGATGCCCCATATCGCCGGCGCTTTAGAGGAAGGGGCGTTTAAATTTAACGAAAATCCAAACGACGGCGCCGTGAAAAATTTAAAACCAGCCCTTAAGATCAAAAGCAAAAAACCGCTTGCGTTTAAAGCGACGGGGATCTTCGGTCAAGGAAACGCAGGCGGGCTCGCATACGACGCCGCAAGCGATGAGTTCGCTGTCGTCTCGACGGCTGCGGGAGTATATTTTCTAGACGGCAGTCTGCAAAACATAACGCACCGCGCGATCCTAGATAAACCGAACGGATACGACATCAGATACAGCGTCGATAGCACCTTTGCAGACGGCAAGCTCATTACGACCGCTTTTAACAAAACCCTTTGGGCGGTGGAAAAAGCGCCGCAGGGCGAGATCGATAAATTTAAAGAGTGGAATACCTTCCGCGAAAGCAGCGGCGGGCTAAAGACTTCGTGGTATAGAGATCGCCCCGCCGTGCTAACCGTCAGGGCAAAAAAGGCCTACGTCCTATCGATCGCAAGCGACCCTGCAAGCGAGTTTATGTATATGTTCTCGGTGCCGAATGAGGTTTCAAAAAAAGTCGTCGTCATAAAGGTCGATAAAAACGATCAAACCTTAAGCGCCGAGAGCGTACTAAAACCGAGCGCAGGGCTTGAGCTAAAAGACGGACGCGATCTAAACGACTATTACATCACCGGCGCCGACGTGAAAAACGGTAAAATTCTAGCGCTTAGCAAAAACTACAACACCCTACTCGTCGTGGATGCAGAGACGATGAAGGCAGTGGATGCCTACGAGCTGCCTGCCGTCGGCGATATGCACGCTATCGCGATCAAGGGCGAGTCGCTCTTCATCCTAAGCGTAGAGGGCGGACAGGACGTCGTGTATGAGTTAGAAAGTCCTAACATATAG
- a CDS encoding rhodanese-like domain-containing protein, protein MRKILLLGVAAAMAFAEISTVQVSPEAIKNYEQIVDIRTPGEWMETGVIKGAKTITFNPRDKEGFLNEIKSQVDLKKPVALICRSGRRSAIAAMIIDSAELNIINLDGGMGSLINQGYETVPYQK, encoded by the coding sequence ATGAGAAAAATTTTACTTTTAGGAGTGGCTGCGGCGATGGCTTTTGCGGAAATTTCTACGGTGCAAGTTAGTCCCGAAGCGATCAAAAACTACGAGCAGATCGTAGATATCAGGACGCCCGGCGAATGGATGGAAACGGGCGTGATAAAGGGCGCAAAGACCATCACTTTTAACCCGAGAGATAAAGAGGGATTTTTAAACGAGATAAAAAGCCAAGTCGATCTGAAAAAACCCGTCGCGCTCATATGCAGGAGCGGGCGCAGGAGCGCGATTGCGGCGATGATTATAGACTCGGCCGAGCTAAATATAATAAATCTTGACGGCGGTATGGGCAGCCTCATAAATCAGGGCTACGAAACGGTGCCGTATCAAAAATAG
- a CDS encoding Fe(3+) ABC transporter substrate-binding protein — protein MKKSFFALSLLSSFLLAAEVNIYSARHYDADNELYKLFEQKTGIKVNATQAKAGELIKKLEVEGDSSAADIFITADAGNFYTAKSKGVLQSVKSETLEKIVPEQYRDNDGQWFAISKRARIIVYDKRDFDPKGIKDYEDLTKPELKGKLLIRSATAPYSKSLLAAIIEADGKDAAAKWAEGTLKNLARDPKGGDRDQAKAIYAGEGDVAVMNTYYIGLMLTSPKAEDVEAAKNLGIIFPNQDNRGTHVNISGIALTKAAKNKENAVKFMEFMVSPEAQKILAGINFEYPINAEVEPSDIVKGFGKFKEDSTPLYKSVQNTNEAIKIYDVAGWK, from the coding sequence ATGAAAAAAAGTTTTTTCGCGCTTAGCTTGCTTTCAAGCTTTTTACTGGCTGCGGAGGTAAATATCTACTCTGCGCGCCACTACGACGCCGACAATGAGCTTTATAAGCTTTTCGAGCAAAAGACGGGCATCAAGGTAAATGCTACGCAGGCAAAAGCCGGCGAGCTAATCAAAAAGCTCGAAGTCGAAGGGGATAGCTCCGCGGCGGATATTTTCATCACTGCAGACGCGGGAAATTTCTACACCGCAAAATCTAAAGGCGTGTTGCAATCGGTCAAATCAGAAACTCTGGAAAAAATCGTGCCAGAGCAGTATAGAGATAACGACGGTCAGTGGTTTGCTATCTCAAAGCGCGCCAGGATCATCGTTTATGACAAAAGAGACTTTGATCCTAAAGGCATCAAGGATTACGAGGATTTGACAAAACCCGAGCTAAAAGGCAAACTGCTAATCAGAAGCGCGACGGCTCCGTATAGCAAGTCGCTGCTAGCTGCTATCATCGAGGCTGACGGTAAAGACGCGGCGGCTAAATGGGCGGAGGGCACGCTAAAAAATCTAGCCCGCGATCCAAAAGGCGGCGATAGGGATCAGGCTAAGGCCATCTACGCAGGCGAGGGCGACGTAGCGGTGATGAACACCTACTATATAGGCCTGATGCTAACCTCTCCGAAAGCCGAAGACGTAGAGGCTGCGAAGAATCTTGGCATAATTTTCCCAAATCAAGATAACCGCGGCACGCACGTAAATATCAGCGGTATCGCGCTAACAAAGGCAGCCAAAAATAAAGAAAACGCCGTTAAATTTATGGAGTTTATGGTGAGCCCTGAGGCGCAAAAGATACTCGCAGGTATAAATTTCGAGTATCCGATCAACGCAGAGGTCGAGCCTAGCGACATCGTGAAGGGCTTTGGCAAATTTAAAGAAGACTCCACTCCGCTTTATAAAAGCGTGCAAAACACGAACGAGGCTATTAAAATTTACGACGTAGCCGGTTGGAAATAA
- a CDS encoding ABC transporter permease has protein sequence MKVKFGAIFIALVVLIPIFSIFFEIALGDYSLLEHFFKYLFVRYLQGTFFVAAGVLTLSLVIAVVSAWLVANYRFALSNFFEYALMLPLAIPAYIFSFCYVGIMDYGGYFHRIFGFRLEFMNIYGAIFVLSMSLYPYIYMFAKTSFKTQSAALFDVCKIYKLSGLAVFFRVAIFLSRPAIVGGAMLVLMETLSDYGTAAYYGVETFSAGIFKLWFDMGDSYSASVLAGLLMMFVFILMIFEHVNKTSKKYSFSAHDTSKFTQKKELGKFGSAAAFLWCSSVFCLAFAFPFIWLLYWSVHELDSFKFEFVQMALNSLLMAVIAAILITAVSFFLVFATRLIKNKALNTFLLKSVSLGYALPGASIGLCVMIVFGYVDRNFGTHLLSSSFVVLIFGYVVRFLATSIYAIESGYAKIPANIDDAALLLNDSRLNLFFKVHFPLLRHFFFLSLIVVFIDIIKELPLSLILRPLGFETLSIRAFFYAADERLYAAALPSFLIVLMSLVAVFWLEIISGKKQER, from the coding sequence ATGAAAGTAAAATTCGGGGCGATTTTTATCGCCCTTGTTGTTTTGATCCCCATTTTTAGCATATTTTTCGAGATCGCTTTGGGCGACTACTCTTTGCTTGAGCATTTTTTTAAGTATCTTTTCGTAAGGTATCTTCAAGGAACTTTTTTTGTAGCTGCTGGCGTGCTGACTCTTAGCCTCGTCATAGCCGTAGTTTCGGCGTGGCTGGTGGCGAACTACCGCTTCGCGCTCTCAAATTTCTTTGAATATGCCTTAATGCTCCCGCTTGCGATTCCTGCTTATATATTTAGTTTTTGCTACGTCGGGATTATGGATTACGGAGGATATTTTCATCGAATTTTCGGCTTTAGGCTGGAGTTTATGAATATCTACGGAGCGATTTTCGTGCTCTCGATGTCGCTTTATCCATACATCTATATGTTTGCCAAAACCTCGTTTAAAACGCAGTCTGCAGCTCTTTTTGACGTTTGCAAAATTTATAAACTATCCGGTCTTGCCGTATTTTTTAGGGTTGCGATATTTCTGTCGCGTCCGGCGATCGTGGGCGGAGCGATGCTGGTGCTTATGGAGACGCTTAGCGACTACGGCACGGCGGCATATTACGGCGTGGAGACTTTTAGCGCGGGCATTTTTAAGTTATGGTTTGATATGGGCGACTCGTACTCCGCGTCCGTGCTAGCGGGGCTTTTGATGATGTTCGTGTTTATTTTGATGATATTTGAACACGTTAATAAAACCTCTAAAAAATATAGCTTCTCCGCGCACGACACCTCTAAATTTACGCAAAAAAAAGAGCTTGGCAAATTCGGCTCGGCAGCGGCGTTTTTATGGTGTTCGAGCGTGTTTTGCCTAGCGTTTGCGTTTCCTTTTATCTGGCTTTTGTATTGGAGCGTGCACGAGCTAGACAGCTTTAAATTTGAGTTTGTGCAGATGGCTCTAAATTCGCTGCTGATGGCGGTGATCGCGGCTATTTTGATCACGGCGGTGAGTTTTTTCCTCGTTTTTGCGACGAGACTTATAAAAAACAAAGCGCTAAATACTTTTTTGCTAAAATCCGTCTCGCTAGGCTACGCGCTGCCGGGCGCTAGTATCGGGCTTTGCGTGATGATAGTTTTTGGCTACGTTGATAGAAATTTCGGCACGCATCTGCTCTCGTCCAGTTTTGTGGTGCTTATTTTCGGTTACGTCGTGCGGTTTTTGGCGACCTCGATATATGCTATCGAGAGCGGATACGCCAAGATCCCGGCAAATATCGACGACGCCGCGCTTTTGCTAAACGACTCGCGGTTAAATTTGTTTTTCAAAGTGCATTTTCCGTTGCTTCGCCACTTTTTCTTTCTCTCGCTCATTGTCGTTTTTATCGACATCATTAAGGAACTGCCGCTTAGCCTCATTTTGCGGCCTTTGGGCTTTGAGACGCTTAGTATTAGGGCGTTTTTTTATGCTGCCGACGAGAGGCTTTACGCTGCGGCTCTGCCGTCGTTTCTCATCGTTTTGATGTCGCTAGTCGCCGTCTTTTGGCTCGAGATAATCTCCGGAAAAAAACAAGAAAGATAA
- a CDS encoding ABC transporter ATP-binding protein, whose amino-acid sequence MAEILKIINLNKKFGNLEVLKDVNLSLNEGEILSVLGDSGCGKSTLLRIIAGLETPNGGQIAVKEGCGTAMMFQSYALFPHLSVCKNVEFALWRLPSAERAQRSAQLLEKFKISELKDKTPDQISGGQAQRTAFARAVANREKLLLLDEPFANLDRNLKSALRGELKQMIKANGISAVMVTHDKEDAFLLSDKIALIKGGKVLAFGAPRELYFHPASYEIACFLGDMNLVSPQDAQNLPAEFKAWLEQRNFMFRPELIISGEKYEADVVEAKFLGAFYELNLDFCGAKFKAVVSSNLQICDKFKFDLA is encoded by the coding sequence ATGGCTGAAATTTTAAAAATCATAAATTTAAACAAGAAATTCGGAAATTTAGAGGTTTTAAAGGACGTAAATTTAAGCCTTAACGAGGGCGAAATTTTAAGCGTCCTGGGCGATAGCGGCTGCGGTAAAAGCACGCTTTTGCGTATAATCGCAGGGCTTGAGACGCCAAACGGCGGCCAAATCGCCGTCAAGGAGGGCTGCGGCACCGCGATGATGTTTCAGAGCTACGCGCTTTTTCCGCATTTAAGCGTTTGCAAAAACGTGGAATTCGCACTGTGGCGACTGCCTAGTGCCGAGCGAGCCCAAAGGAGTGCGCAGCTGCTGGAGAAATTTAAAATCTCCGAGCTAAAAGACAAAACTCCCGATCAAATTTCGGGCGGTCAGGCGCAAAGGACGGCCTTTGCCAGAGCCGTAGCAAACCGCGAAAAGCTGCTTTTGCTCGACGAACCCTTCGCTAATCTCGATCGCAACTTAAAAAGCGCGCTAAGAGGCGAGCTAAAACAGATGATAAAGGCAAACGGCATCAGCGCGGTCATGGTAACACACGACAAGGAGGACGCCTTTTTGCTAAGCGACAAAATCGCGCTGATAAAAGGCGGCAAGGTTTTGGCTTTCGGCGCGCCTAGGGAGCTGTATTTTCACCCTGCGTCCTACGAAATCGCCTGCTTTTTGGGCGATATGAACTTAGTTAGCCCGCAGGATGCGCAAAACCTGCCCGCCGAATTTAAAGCGTGGCTGGAGCAAAGAAACTTTATGTTTCGCCCGGAGCTAATCATAAGCGGCGAAAAATACGAAGCAGACGTAGTCGAGGCAAAGTTTTTAGGCGCATTTTACGAGTTAAATTTGGACTTTTGCGGGGCCAAATTTAAAGCCGTCGTTAGCTCAAATTTGCAGATTTGCGATAAATTTAAATTTGATCTAGCTTAA